The DNA segment TTCTGTGCGGTATCTATGTGTGGTCACCAATTAAGCAGCCCGGCTGCGATGCCAGGTGTGTATGAGTTTTCAGCGCGACGGCCTGGCTAGGCACCGGTGTGCAGGGGCGCCACGCTGGTGACTCCCGGTGCTGGCATGGCGGGGACTTCACCTCCGCCGGGCACGCGTTGGGTCGCGCAGCCCGCGGCCAACACCGCGAAGATCGCAGCCAGCACCACGACCACCGTCCGAATAGCCTGTATCGTCCTGCTCGTTTTCCTTGCGCTCATCGATTGCGCCTTTCGATTGCTGGACCACATTCCTCGTCGGCGATTTCCACCGCGCACACATGCTATCGCCACTGTCTGGGACGCCGGGTCGTTTTGACGCTTGCGCCAGTATTGCGATCCCAGGTGCCGAACTGAGCTTGCGTTGCCGTCGCAAGGAGTCCAATTTCACCGCTCGTGCGTCGGTCGCCCCTGCTGACTAAAGAAGACCGGCACTTCGACCAAGCGGGCGAAATGGCGATCACAGCGGGCGCAGGACGATCGGCATGCCGTCCATCGGCACGGGCATTCCGCCGTAGTCCCAGCGCGCGTGGTAATCCGGCCGGGGGAGTTCCAGCCGGTAACGGCGCAGCAGCCGGTGCAGGATCGTCTTGATCTCCAACTGGCCGAACACCATCCCAATGCACTTGTGCGCGCCGCCGCCGAACGGTGTGAACGCATAGCGGTGCCGCTTGTGTTCGTTGCGTGGCTCGGTGAACCGTTCCGGGTCGAATTCCATCGGGTCCGTCCAGATTTCCGGCAGCCGATGGTTCATCCCGGGATAGGCGATGACGTTGGTGCCCTTGGGCAGGTAGTAGCCCAACAGCTCGGTGTCGCGGACGGTCTGCCGCATCGCCCATTGGACGGGCGTCACCAACCGGATCGACTCGTTCATCACCAGCTCCAGCGACTCCAGCTTCTCCAGCGATTCGATGTCGACCGGCCCGTCGCCCAGGCGATCCGATTCGTCACGGCAGCGTTGCTGCCACTCCGGGTGGGCGGCCAGGTGGTAGGCCATGGTGGTGGCCGTCGACGTCGAGGTGTCGTGGGCGGCCATCATCAAAAAGATCATGTGGTTGACGATGTCTTCGTCGGAGAACCGGTTGCCGTCCTCGTCCTCGGTCTGGCACAACACCGTCAGCAGATCGTTGCCGTCCTTGCCACGGCGCTCCTGGACGCGTTGCTCGAAGTAGTGCTCCAGCAGCGCGCGCGCCCGCAGCCCGCGCCACCAGGTCAACGGCGGCACGCTGGTGCGTATCACCGCGTTGCCGGCGCGGGTCGTGGTGGTGAAGGCTTTGTTCACCCTGGTGACCAGCTCATGGTCGGTGCCGGGTTCATGGCCCATGAACACCATCGAGGCGATGTTCAGCGTGAGCTTCTTCATCGCCGGATACAGCAGGAAGCGCGCGTCGTTGGCCACCCAGTCGGAGCTGATCACCTGCGAGACGACGTGGTCCATGTGTTCGACGTAGCCGATCAACCGGGACCGGACGAACGCCTCTTGCATGATCCGCCGATGAAACAGGTGCTCGTCGAAGTCGAGCAGCATCAGCCCGCGGCGAAAGAACGGCCCGATCACCGGGACCCAGCCCTGCTGCGAGTAGTCCTTGTTGCGGTTGGAGTAGATGACCTGCGCGGCGTCCGGGCCCAGCGCAGCGACGGCGGGCAGCACCGGCGAGTCCCCGAAGATCAGCGGCCCCTGGGTGTGGTACAGGAAGAGCAGATAATCCGGTCCGCCGCGCAGCATCTCGATCATGTGCCCGAGGATCGGCAGCCCGGCGTCGCCCACCACCGGCTTGAGCCCGCTGCCCGGGGGCGGCTCGGCGAGCTTTTTCTCCGGGAACTTGGTGTTCAGCAGCCGGTGTTCCAGCCAACCCAGGCCGGGGAAGTTATTGAACGACGGGGTGAACCGGCGCTTGGCCCGGTCAAGAAGGTATGCGGGAGTGCTGATCGTCGCCATCGACGGGGCTCCTTACCGGTGGTGGCGGCCGCCACTAGCCATTATCCTTCGGACCG comes from the Mycobacterium shinjukuense genome and includes:
- a CDS encoding cytochrome P450, coding for MATISTPAYLLDRAKRRFTPSFNNFPGLGWLEHRLLNTKFPEKKLAEPPPGSGLKPVVGDAGLPILGHMIEMLRGGPDYLLFLYHTQGPLIFGDSPVLPAVAALGPDAAQVIYSNRNKDYSQQGWVPVIGPFFRRGLMLLDFDEHLFHRRIMQEAFVRSRLIGYVEHMDHVVSQVISSDWVANDARFLLYPAMKKLTLNIASMVFMGHEPGTDHELVTRVNKAFTTTTRAGNAVIRTSVPPLTWWRGLRARALLEHYFEQRVQERRGKDGNDLLTVLCQTEDEDGNRFSDEDIVNHMIFLMMAAHDTSTSTATTMAYHLAAHPEWQQRCRDESDRLGDGPVDIESLEKLESLELVMNESIRLVTPVQWAMRQTVRDTELLGYYLPKGTNVIAYPGMNHRLPEIWTDPMEFDPERFTEPRNEHKRHRYAFTPFGGGAHKCIGMVFGQLEIKTILHRLLRRYRLELPRPDYHARWDYGGMPVPMDGMPIVLRPL